The Desulfobulbaceae bacterium genomic sequence GCCTTGGGGGAAAGGCAGGGTGTGGTGACTTTGGATGCGCAGTCCGATGGATCTGGTCAAAAACAGTATCATATAGCATATCCGCTTGATATCTCAGGAAAGTTGTACGGTGTTGTGGTACTCGAAGTGTCAAATCGCTCAGAGTTTCAACTCCAGGAGGCGTTACGGCAACTTCACTGGGGGATGGCGTGGCTGGAAACGATTTTCAGGCGTCAAGAGGAAGCTGAGGGCAAGGCGTTGCTCCTTCGCCTTTCAACAGTTTTGGAGTTGGTTGCGACAGTAGTTCAGCCAGGGGATTTCCTCAAGATTGCCATGGAACTTGTCAACGCGTATGCAACTCGCTTGCATTGCCAGCGTGTGAGTTTGGGATATTATCATAAAGATTTTATTCATCTTGTTGCCATCTCCAATACTGCTCAATTTGATAAAAAAACCAACCTGGCTCAAGCCATTGAGTCAGCGATGGAAGAGGCGCTTGACCAGAATGAGCCTGTTCTGTATCCCGCGCCTGAAGGTGGAAAGATAGTCGCCCGCCTTCATGAAGATCTCAGTGTCCGCTTTGATTGCAGCGCTATCTATACCGTTCCGTTGCCGGGACGAGAGGATGTGTTTGGCGCGCTTACTTTTGAGCGTCAGGCGGGGAGTCTGTTTTCTCATGAGGAAATGGAACAATGTAAAGCCGCTGCACACCTGCTTGGCCCGATTCTGGAAATGCATCACTGGAATGATCAGTGGTTTGGCGCTCGAATGTTTACCAGCATTACTCGGCAGCTTGAGAAATTTTTTGGTCCCAGAAATGTTATTTTAAAAACTCTGGGGGTGTTGACAGCTCTGGCGTTGATATTCATCTGTGTAGTCAAGGTCGAGTATCGAATAACTGCTAAAACCGTGCTGGAGGGGTCTGTCCAGCGGGTTGTCGCGGTTCCCTTTGACGGCTTTCTTCTGCATGCGGAAAAGCGGGCTGGCGATGTTGTTTCGGCAGGGGAAACGTTATGCCTTTTGGATGACAGAGATCTGCTGCTGGAGAAGTCGAAATGGAATAGCGAGGCAGAGCAGTACAGGCGTAAGTATCAGGAATCCATGGCGACCCATGACCGGGCTGCCGCACGTGTCGCTGACGCTCAGGTTCAGCAGGCCAAGGCGGAGATAGATCTTCTTGACGAGAAGCTTTCCAAAGCAAAAATTTCAGCGCCATTTGACGGAATTGTGGTGAGCGGAGATCTGAGCCAGCGCCTGGGGATGCCGGTTCGGCTGGGTGATGAGTTATTTACGCTGGCGCCTCTGGATCAATTTCGTGTTATCTTGCAGGTGGATGAACGCGAAATCAGCAATATCATTAATGGTAGTAGCGGCGCCTTGATTTTGACTGGCATGCCACAGGAGAAACAGCCTTTTGTGGTTAAGCGAATTACTCCGGTTTCGACGGCCGAAGGCGGGAGGAACTATTTTCGTGTGGAAGCGACTCTTCAGGAAAAGGCTGACCAGCTCCGTCCTGGGATGGAAGGAATAGGTAAGATCGAAAGCGGAAAACGCACGCTGGTGTGGATTTGGACTCATAGTGTCATTGACTGGTTCCGACTATGGATCTGGTCGTGGTGGCTGTGACATTGAGATGAAGTCGCAATTCAGTCAGCTATGGTACCGGGTTGAAAATCTAAAACCACGGCTGCGTGCTCATGTGCGGCTCTCCCGGCATTCGTATTGGGGGAGGATTTGGTATGTCATTCTTGATACTACATCAAGCCGGGTGCATCGTTTTACCATTGCGGCGTATATGGTTATTGGCCTGATGGATGGGAAGCGTACGGTGGGGGAGATCTGGACACTGGCGTGTGGAAAATTAGCAGACAAGGCTCCTTCCCAAGACGATATTGTCCATCTTCTTGGTCAGTTGCACAATGCGGATGTCCTGCAGTGTGAAGTTACGCCAGATGCCGCTGAAATCTTTGATCGTTACCGAGCGCATGGGTTCGCTAAAAAAATCGCGCCATTGATGAACCCCCTGTCAGTGAAAATCCCCCTGTTCGACCCCGAACAACTCTTGTTTCGACTCCTTCCTTTTGCGCGGCTTTTTTTTACTATTGCCGGCGGTTTTTTGTGGTTAATGGTGGTGACGGCATCCATGGTGCTTGCCGGAAAACACTGGCCAGAGCTGACTTCCAATATCATTGATCGTATCCTGACGCCGCAGAACGTCATTCTCCTTTGGTTTGTATTCCCTTGTGTGAAAATTCTTCATGAATTGGGACATGCCTTTGCCGCCAAGGTTTGGGGGGGTGAGGTGCATGAGTTGGGTGTGATGTTTCTTGTCTTTACCCCAGTTCCTTATGTTGATGTCTCAACGACCTCCGCCTTTCGCAGCAGATTCCACCGGATGCTGGTGGCGTCTGCAGGAATGATGGTGGAACTCTTTGTCGCCTCTCTTGCCCTCTTACTCTGGGTCAACGTTGAACCAGGCATTATTCGGACTATTGCCTACAACGTTATCATAATTGCCGGTGTCTCCACGATTCTTTTTAATATCAATCCGTTACTCCGTTTTGATGGCTATTATATCTTCTCGGACTTGCTGGAGTTGCCTAATTTGTCCCAGCGATCTACCAAATATCTGCTTTATCTTACTGAACGGTATCTTTTTCAGGTGGAAGGTCTTGAC encodes the following:
- a CDS encoding HlyD family efflux transporter periplasmic adaptor subunit; the protein is MMNTTGTNARTPIDEGQLTSVWINLVEATSTNEFCWNWLWLQCHMIVDVKAGMVLLGTPGAGTYAPAAVWPDSSRDLQHLVHAAESALGERQGVVTLDAQSDGSGQKQYHIAYPLDISGKLYGVVVLEVSNRSEFQLQEALRQLHWGMAWLETIFRRQEEAEGKALLLRLSTVLELVATVVQPGDFLKIAMELVNAYATRLHCQRVSLGYYHKDFIHLVAISNTAQFDKKTNLAQAIESAMEEALDQNEPVLYPAPEGGKIVARLHEDLSVRFDCSAIYTVPLPGREDVFGALTFERQAGSLFSHEEMEQCKAAAHLLGPILEMHHWNDQWFGARMFTSITRQLEKFFGPRNVILKTLGVLTALALIFICVVKVEYRITAKTVLEGSVQRVVAVPFDGFLLHAEKRAGDVVSAGETLCLLDDRDLLLEKSKWNSEAEQYRRKYQESMATHDRAAARVADAQVQQAKAEIDLLDEKLSKAKISAPFDGIVVSGDLSQRLGMPVRLGDELFTLAPLDQFRVILQVDEREISNIINGSSGALILTGMPQEKQPFVVKRITPVSTAEGGRNYFRVEATLQEKADQLRPGMEGIGKIESGKRTLVWIWTHSVIDWFRLWIWSWWL